Proteins co-encoded in one Perca flavescens isolate YP-PL-M2 chromosome 11, PFLA_1.0, whole genome shotgun sequence genomic window:
- the LOC114564206 gene encoding olfactory receptor 56A4-like, protein MAQRMDTFEEKMDELLMLLRSSQSPPSAPVDDVLLSPCSTITELQEFDRSLGQQERRKKMPRDVQNSNYYNPSLPACCGFIGLLLQELSLWESQSDMKSNNSLNPLYFQFTLFADFGPLRYLFFSLCLLFYMTVVSANIVIILTVCLEKSLHQPMYIFICCLSVNSLYGSAGFFPRFLMDILSDTHLISRPLCFIQMYVIYTYASCELTILSIMAYDRFVAICQPLHYHSKMTFKMVTHLVIFAVLYPAFAMGFMLYLTVRLPLCGNKLHRLFCSNWPVVLLSCVDTNLNNIAGRLFTITTIFIPRFFVLYTYLRILLVCRRSSSEFRGKALQTCLPHIVTFMTYSFSVFCELLLTRFEADKINPIITVVLSLEYLMIPPINNPLVYGLSLPQIKGVIFRLLKKIPAPKM, encoded by the exons ATGGCACAGCGGATGGACACATTTGAGGAAAAGATGGATGAGCTGCTCATGCTCTTAAGGAGCTCCCAGTCACCTCCCTCTGCTCCAGTTGATGACGTGTTGCTATCGCCCTGCTCGACAATCACCGAGCTGCAGGAGTTCGACAGGAGTCTTGGTCaacaggagaggaggaagaaaatg CCACGGGATGTTCAGAACAGCAACTATTACAACCCCTCCCTTCCTGCCTGCTGTGGCTTCATTGGCCTCCTCCTGCAGGAGCTGTCACTTTGGGAGAGTCAATCAG ACATGAAGAGCAACAACAGCCTGAATCCTTTGTATTTTCAGTTCACTCTGTTTGCAGATTTTGGGCCCCTCAGATATCTGTTCTTcagtctgtgtctgttgttCTACATGACTGTTGTCTCTGCTAACATTGTCATTATTCTGACAGTCTGTCTGGAGAAGTCTCTGCATCAGCCCATGTATATTTTtatctgctgtctgtctgttaactCTCTGTACGGCTCAGCTGGCTTCTTCCCCAGGTTTCTGATGGACATTCTGTCTGACACTCATTTAATCTCACGTCCATTATGTTTCATTCAGATGTATGTTATTTACACCTATGCATCATGTGAGCTGACTATTCTGAGCATCATGGCCTATGATAGATTTGTTGCTATTTGCCAGCCTTTACATTATCACAGTAAAATGACATTTAAGATGGTAACACATCTTGTGATTTTTGCCGTGCTCTACCCTGCATTTGCTATGGGTTTCATGCTGTATCTTACTGTTCGATTACCGCTGTGTGGCAATAAACTGCACAGGCTTTTCTGTTCCAACTGGCCTGTGGTTCTGCTCTCCTGTGTGGACACAAATCTGAACAACATAGCAGGTCGGCTTTTCACGATAACAACCATCTTCATCCCCCGGTTCTTTGTCCTGTACACCTATCTACGTATTCTGCTTGTTTGCAGGAGAAGCTCGTCTGAATTCAGAGGAAAGGCGTTACAGACCTGCCTGCCTCACATCGTGACATTCATGACCTATTCTTTCTCCGTCTTCTGTGAGCTGTTATTGACTCGATTTGAGGCTGATAAAATTAATCCTATCATCACAGTTGTTTTATCTTTAGAGTATCTGATGATCCCCCCCATTAATAACCCTCTAGTTTACGGCCTGAGTCTGCCTCAAATCAAAGGAGTAATTTTTAGATTGTTGAAGAAGATTCCTGctccaaaaatgtaa